A single genomic interval of Helianthus annuus cultivar XRQ/B chromosome 6, HanXRQr2.0-SUNRISE, whole genome shotgun sequence harbors:
- the LOC110865668 gene encoding protein PEROXIN-4 isoform X2 — protein sequence MQASRARLFKEYKEVQREKVADPDIQLVCDDSNIFKWTALIKGPSETPYEGGVFQLAFSVPEQYPLQPPQVRFLTKIFHPNVHFKTGEICLDILKNAWSPAWTLQSVCRAIIALMAHPEPDSPLNCDSGNLLRSGDVRGFQSMAKMYTRLAAMPKKG from the exons ATGCAG GCATCAAGAGCAAGATTGTTTAAGGAATACAAGGAGGTGCAGAGGGAGAAAGTTGCTGATCCAGATATTCAGCTTGTTTGTGATGATTCTAATATATTTAAATGGACTGCACTTATCAAG GGACCGTCAGAAACGCCTTATGAAGGTGGGGTCTTTCAGCTTGCATTTTCTGTTCCAGAGCAATACCCTTTGCAGCCTCCTCAAGTGAGGTTTTTAACCAAAATATTTCATCCAAATGTACATTTCAAG ACCGGAGAAATATGTCTAGATATCCTGAAGAATGCATGGAGTCCAGCTTGGACGCTCCAGTCTGTTTGTAGAGCTATAATTGCTTTAATGGCCCATCCAGAACCAGATAGCCCTTTAAATTGTGATTCAG GAAATCTTCTTCGATCTGGTGACGTTAGAGGTTTTCAGTCTATGGCTAAGATGTACACCAGGCTTGCAGCGATGCCCAAGAAAGGTTAA
- the LOC110865668 gene encoding protein PEROXIN-4 isoform X1, with protein sequence MNHASGRLMLPKAQASRARLFKEYKEVQREKVADPDIQLVCDDSNIFKWTALIKGPSETPYEGGVFQLAFSVPEQYPLQPPQVRFLTKIFHPNVHFKTGEICLDILKNAWSPAWTLQSVCRAIIALMAHPEPDSPLNCDSGNLLRSGDVRGFQSMAKMYTRLAAMPKKG encoded by the exons ATGAATCATGCCTCAGGTCGCCTTATGCTACCAAAAGCACAG GCATCAAGAGCAAGATTGTTTAAGGAATACAAGGAGGTGCAGAGGGAGAAAGTTGCTGATCCAGATATTCAGCTTGTTTGTGATGATTCTAATATATTTAAATGGACTGCACTTATCAAG GGACCGTCAGAAACGCCTTATGAAGGTGGGGTCTTTCAGCTTGCATTTTCTGTTCCAGAGCAATACCCTTTGCAGCCTCCTCAAGTGAGGTTTTTAACCAAAATATTTCATCCAAATGTACATTTCAAG ACCGGAGAAATATGTCTAGATATCCTGAAGAATGCATGGAGTCCAGCTTGGACGCTCCAGTCTGTTTGTAGAGCTATAATTGCTTTAATGGCCCATCCAGAACCAGATAGCCCTTTAAATTGTGATTCAG GAAATCTTCTTCGATCTGGTGACGTTAGAGGTTTTCAGTCTATGGCTAAGATGTACACCAGGCTTGCAGCGATGCCCAAGAAAGGTTAA
- the LOC110944885 gene encoding uncharacterized protein LOC110944885, with product MDEIKQEDASLHEWLLNIPAKHWVRAHFTGRAKCDVLLNNLCEVFNRQLVGGRDKPIITCLEYIRVYMMKRIMVVNKMISKAKGLLTPAATDAFNEIKHDAAYYTVTLAGMKKYQVGAFGHNQVAVDMNKKTCSCRKWKLTGMPCKHVVAVIWNMAQNGENVGIPEKWVSEVYWLHTWRNVYKNTIEPVAGRDFWRPSTCPTVITHPKHHTQVGRLKKKRRKSAVELADKVGKGGKLTRKGASVSCGKCKGVGHNSRSCTGQGSSQSIPQTQAAQKMKGNVAKKRAIMTCKVCKEKGHNSRPCRSKKVSGGSPPPTKIM from the exons ATGGATGAAATAAAACAAGAAGATGCTTCTTTACATGAATGGCTATTAAATATACCAGCAAAGCACTGGGTCAGAGCTCATTTCACTG GAAGAGCAAAATGTGATGTCCTTTTGAACAATCTGTGTGAAGTGTTTAATAGGCAACTTGTAGGAGGTAGGGACAAGCCTATCATTACCTGCTTAGAGTACATCAGAGTCTACATGATGAAAAGGATTATGGTGGTGAATAAAATGATTTCCAAAGCTAAAGGTCTGCTGACACCAGCTGCAACTGATGCATTcaatgaaataaaacatgatgcTGCATATTACACTGTCACCTTGGCTGGTATGAAGAAATATCAAGTAGGGGCCTTTGGGCATAACCAGGTTGCagttgatatgaacaagaaaacatgttCTTGTAGGAAGTGGAAGCTCACGGGCATGCCTTGTAAGCACGTAGTAGCAGTAATATGGAACATGGCTCAAAATGGTGAAAACGTAGGCATTCCTGAAAAATGGGTATCTGAGGTATATTGGCTTCATACCTGGAGAAACGTTTACAAGAATACAATTGAACCTGTTGCTGGAAGAGACTTTTGGAGGCCATCAACCTGCCCGACAGTTATTACACATCCAAAGCACCATACCCAGGTTGGTAGGCTAAAAAAGAAGAGGAGGAAGTCTGCAGTCGAGTTGGCTGATAAGGTTGGAAAAGGTGGTAAGCTAACCAGAAAGGGGGCCTCTGTCAGCTGTGGTAAATGCAAAGGAGTAGGGCATAATTCTAGGTCTTGCACTGGTCAAGGAAGTTCACAGTCTATTCCTCAAACTCAAGCTGCACAAAAGATGAAGGGTAACGTGGCAAAAAAAAGAGCTATCATGACTTGTAAGGTGTGCAAAGAAAAAGGGCATAATTCCAGGCCTTGCCGCTCAAAGAAAGTTTCTGGAGGAAGTCCACCACCAACCAAGATCATGTAG